One segment of Desulfovibrio legallii DNA contains the following:
- a CDS encoding autotransporter assembly complex protein TamA has protein sequence MLWLLLWPVLGGCGLLAAKDAAPSDPAAAGAGQPGGDAARDEAAWEGEPIPYKVRIVVREPVDKEAGGLADKMRDLSQLEQLVKEPPDSLLALERRARLDVDTAGQLLQSQCYYEGTAAFSLDQEARPVTVTLSLQPGPRYTLGAADVIYEPEPVLPEAFRNRVRETGFWGWETEPVPPPKFPRTLPGVLVGEPVTASDMLSAVEALPQRLQKRGYPLAAVADAHYSLDREKRQLLARIVIRTGPPALMGGVTVRGNEDVSAAYVQRLAPWQPGEDPWNADKVEDYANQLRALGIFRTVEARPQTAALAAGADGGARSGADGLAVLPVEVEVAEAPFRSVGGSARYDTDTGLGVEGFWQHRNLFGNGEKLTLTAPIATETQGLKAAFEKPAFFGREQRLLGSASALRENTQAYEKIAGNAGADVERRLSRHWWGSLGLGGESGSIKDNERDAQGYGFFGPRAGLRRDSRNNILNPTRGSELFVKFRPYTGFYEESFNALGGSVGGSAYYAPFRTAKGRPDDVLVLAGRVEAGGLAGADLRTIPASLRYYSGGAGSVRGYAYQSLGPRDSGGDPLGGRSYQVVNLEARFKVAENVGLVPFLDGGMVYRDELPRILGDMNWGTGLGLRYYTPIGPLRLDVGVPLQPVDGDPPVQVYISIGQSF, from the coding sequence TTGCTGTGGCTTTTGCTCTGGCCGGTGCTGGGCGGCTGCGGCCTGCTTGCCGCCAAGGACGCCGCGCCGTCCGATCCCGCGGCTGCCGGAGCGGGGCAGCCCGGTGGGGACGCGGCCAGGGACGAAGCCGCCTGGGAGGGCGAGCCCATCCCCTATAAGGTCAGGATTGTGGTGCGGGAGCCCGTTGACAAGGAAGCTGGGGGACTGGCCGACAAAATGCGCGATCTGAGCCAGCTGGAGCAACTCGTCAAAGAGCCGCCGGACAGTCTGTTGGCCCTGGAGCGGCGCGCCCGCCTGGATGTGGACACGGCGGGGCAGCTCCTGCAGTCCCAATGCTATTACGAGGGCACGGCCGCCTTCAGTCTGGACCAGGAAGCCAGGCCCGTGACGGTGACCCTGTCCCTGCAGCCCGGGCCGCGCTACACGCTGGGCGCGGCGGACGTGATCTATGAGCCGGAACCCGTGCTGCCCGAGGCTTTTCGTAACCGCGTGCGTGAAACGGGCTTCTGGGGGTGGGAGACGGAGCCCGTGCCGCCGCCCAAATTTCCCCGCACCCTGCCCGGCGTCCTGGTGGGGGAGCCGGTGACGGCTTCAGACATGCTGTCGGCGGTGGAGGCCCTGCCCCAGAGGCTGCAAAAGCGGGGCTACCCCCTGGCCGCAGTGGCGGACGCTCATTACAGCCTGGACAGGGAAAAACGGCAGCTGCTGGCGCGCATTGTGATCCGCACCGGGCCCCCTGCACTCATGGGCGGGGTGACGGTGCGCGGCAATGAGGACGTCAGCGCGGCCTATGTGCAGCGTCTGGCCCCCTGGCAGCCGGGGGAAGACCCCTGGAACGCGGATAAGGTGGAAGACTACGCCAACCAACTGCGCGCCCTGGGCATTTTTCGCACAGTGGAGGCCCGACCGCAGACAGCGGCCCTTGCCGCCGGTGCGGATGGCGGGGCGCGGTCCGGAGCCGACGGCCTGGCCGTGCTGCCCGTGGAAGTGGAGGTGGCCGAGGCCCCCTTCCGCTCCGTGGGCGGCAGTGCCCGCTATGATACAGATACGGGCCTGGGCGTGGAAGGCTTCTGGCAGCACCGCAATCTCTTCGGCAACGGCGAAAAGCTCACTCTTACCGCGCCCATAGCCACCGAAACCCAAGGCCTTAAAGCGGCTTTCGAGAAGCCTGCTTTTTTTGGCCGGGAGCAGCGCCTGCTGGGTTCGGCCTCGGCCCTGCGCGAAAACACCCAGGCTTACGAAAAGATCGCCGGCAACGCCGGGGCGGATGTGGAGCGCCGTCTTTCCCGGCACTGGTGGGGCAGTCTGGGGCTGGGCGGCGAGAGCGGTTCCATCAAGGATAATGAGCGCGACGCCCAGGGCTACGGTTTTTTTGGCCCGCGCGCAGGCCTGCGGCGCGATTCGCGCAACAATATCCTCAATCCTACGCGTGGTTCGGAACTTTTTGTCAAGTTCCGGCCGTACACAGGCTTTTATGAGGAATCTTTCAACGCCCTGGGCGGCAGCGTGGGCGGCAGCGCTTATTATGCGCCTTTTCGCACGGCTAAGGGGCGGCCGGACGATGTTCTGGTTCTGGCGGGCCGGGTGGAGGCCGGGGGCCTTGCGGGCGCGGATCTGCGCACCATCCCCGCCAGCCTGCGCTACTATTCGGGCGGAGCGGGGTCTGTGCGGGGCTACGCCTACCAGTCGCTGGGCCCGCGCGACAGCGGGGGCGACCCCCTGGGCGGCCGCTCCTACCAGGTGGTCAACCTGGAGGCCCGCTTTAAAGTGGCGGAAAACGTCGGCCTGGTGCCCTTTCTGGACGGCGGCATGGTCTACAGGGACGAACTGCCGCGCATTTTGGGCGACATGAACTGGGGCACGGGTCTGGGCCTGCGCTACTACACGCCCATAGGCCCCCTGCGCCTGGACGTGGGCGTGCCCCTGCAGCCTGTTGACGGCGACCCGCCCGTACAGGTCTACATAAGTATAGGACAGTCTTTCTGA
- a CDS encoding DsrE family protein, with translation MNYDLCLHMDADDPAALRLTLKNAFNYLKALPDQIFQLVLVVNGPGVRQFVLHNADGAALAAPLQAKGLHIRLCANALADNNLTPDDLWPGCQVVPAGLVEIVRLQRKGFAYIKP, from the coding sequence ATGAACTATGACCTCTGTCTGCATATGGACGCCGACGACCCCGCCGCCCTGCGCCTGACGCTCAAAAACGCCTTCAATTATCTGAAGGCCCTGCCGGACCAGATTTTCCAGCTGGTGCTGGTGGTCAACGGTCCCGGGGTGCGCCAGTTTGTGCTGCACAACGCCGACGGCGCGGCTCTGGCCGCCCCCCTGCAGGCCAAGGGCCTGCACATCCGACTCTGCGCCAACGCCCTGGCCGACAACAACCTTACCCCGGACGACCTCTGGCCCGGCTGCCAGGTGGTGCCTGCCGGCCTGGTGGAAATTGTGCGCCTGCAGCGCAAAGGCTTTGCCTACATCAAGCCCTGA
- the thiM gene encoding hydroxyethylthiazole kinase, with product MNGFAQILDAARRTTPVVHSITNYVTVNDCANMILALGGSPIMADDPDEVEQIVAISAALVINIGTLNRHTVPAMLAAGKRANALGKPVVLDPVGAGASDLRNNALARLLGEVRFAAIKGNSAEIRFLAGSAVAARGVDAGDDTLVTEANLTASARMAAGLSARTGAVVVASGPIDLVACPTAVWAVRNGNARLTGITGAGCMAAAVTGCCLGAAPDKAPEACLCAMTIMGVAGEIAAAQSAPDKGGPGSFRMFLLDAVSSLSSPALAARARVEAVL from the coding sequence ATGAACGGTTTTGCGCAGATTCTGGACGCCGCGCGCCGCACGACGCCCGTGGTGCACAGCATCACCAACTATGTGACGGTCAACGACTGCGCCAATATGATCCTGGCCTTGGGCGGTTCGCCCATCATGGCCGACGATCCCGACGAAGTGGAGCAGATCGTGGCCATAAGCGCGGCCCTTGTCATCAATATCGGCACCCTCAACCGGCACACAGTGCCGGCCATGCTGGCCGCCGGCAAGCGGGCCAACGCCCTGGGCAAACCCGTGGTGCTGGACCCCGTAGGCGCCGGCGCTTCGGATTTGCGCAACAACGCCCTGGCCCGCCTGCTGGGCGAGGTCCGTTTTGCGGCCATCAAGGGCAACAGCGCGGAAATTCGCTTTCTGGCCGGCAGTGCCGTGGCCGCCAGGGGCGTGGACGCCGGGGACGATACCCTGGTTACAGAAGCCAACCTGACGGCCAGCGCCCGCATGGCCGCCGGCCTGAGCGCCCGCACGGGCGCTGTGGTGGTGGCAAGCGGCCCCATCGACCTGGTGGCCTGCCCCACTGCGGTCTGGGCCGTACGCAACGGCAACGCGCGCCTGACGGGCATCACCGGCGCGGGATGCATGGCCGCCGCCGTCACGGGCTGTTGTCTGGGCGCCGCCCCGGACAAAGCCCCGGAGGCCTGCCTCTGCGCCATGACAATTATGGGCGTAGCCGGCGAAATAGCTGCGGCGCAATCTGCCCCCGATAAAGGCGGACCGGGCAGCTTCCGCATGTTTCTTCTAGACGCCGTGAGCAGCCTGAGCAGCCCCGCGCTGGCAGCGCGCGCCAGAGTGGAAGCCGTACTGTAA